One part of the Ochotona princeps isolate mOchPri1 chromosome 3, mOchPri1.hap1, whole genome shotgun sequence genome encodes these proteins:
- the LOC131479853 gene encoding keratin-associated protein 26-1-like → MSCQNYCSANCGSGSHRNTCHIPASPSVALCSTNGSCGDVLYLPSSGQDQAWLSDNCQETCMESTSCQPLNCVPSNCATSGGSSTVYYVPRPSQGTSLVPVSSVISSSCLPVSCKPLSYVPSSCRPQSSLLTNCQPISCGPTVYRPVTFLPTSSRPQSILTFGCQPGGSVTCGPQVVHVVSSSPRPPQPPSGGCQPVTHVCGTFRPSCSAQGCQ, encoded by the coding sequence ATGTCTTGCCAGAACTACTGCTCTGCAAATTGTGGTTCAGGGTCCCACAGGAACACCTGCCACATCCCTGCCTCACCATCTGTGGCCCTCTGCTCTACCAATGGGAGCTGTGGAGATGTCCTCTACTTACCCAGCAGTGGTCAAGACCAGGCCTGGCTCTCTGACAACTGCCAAGAGACCTGCATGGAATCAACCAGCTGCCAGCCACTCAACTGTGTGCCCAGCAACTGTGCAACCTCTGGGGGCTCTTCCACCGTGTACTATGTGCCCAGACCTAGCCAAGGCACCAGTTTGGTTCCTGTATCTTCCGTcatctccagctcctgcctgccgGTCTCCTGTAAGCCTCTGAGTTATGTGCCCAGCAGCTGCCGTCCACAGAGCTCTCTGCTTACCAATTGCCAGCCCATAAGCTGTGGGCCCACTGTCTACCGCCCAGTGACCTTTCTGCCCACCAGCAGCCGACCTCAGAGCATCCTCACTTTTGGATGCCAACCAGGAGGTTCTGTGACCTGTGGTCCTCAAGTGGTGCATGTGGTATCCAGTAGCCCAAGGCCTCCGCAGCCTCCATCCGGCGGTTGCCAACCTGTGACCCATGTGTGTGGCACTTTCCGTCCATCTTGCTCTGCCCAGGGATGCCAGTAG